The proteins below are encoded in one region of Oreochromis niloticus isolate F11D_XX linkage group LG6, O_niloticus_UMD_NMBU, whole genome shotgun sequence:
- the LOC102077594 gene encoding up-regulator of cell proliferation-like isoform X1 has protein sequence MESSENDDARVRVKSLVSKFSDEELTGISSGCSNKSKSGKTPKPAHSVCASQSSSKDIPLHFRKHLKKIQWSKNEHQSDCQSVSSSKDVPLHFKKHLEKTPGSAHSVCPSESSSKDVPLHFRKHLEKTQWSKNEHQSDCQSMSSSKDVPLHFKKHLEETPGSVCASDSSSKDVPLHFRKDQKVYGMPKYWGGHMTGVASLPKLNLMGPTAAVYPVQTFNIIEEAKYSPCLPKRTFIDDQPQNQLQNPDWDYFEQETESTSEDNKTLHQDDLERAESTKSSTSGYSSSKTSGSRDFDSDVETIIYDNIQVICDICRKTAAVKTCLTCSVSFCEKDGRQHYKVDALNRHKLIDVCSEVERKRCLHYEKPLDFFCRTDQMSICSICAEGKHRGHDITEHRAWRTQQALSDDEEPEDYEMPHKVVPPPGRIQFPSVKPNSVVLSWGSPKGLEGPRSFRIMWSSSQKVEGRLVIKNFHKIEISNLELGQQYFFSVATEDEDGKLSEWVTATVFTVVPPPRHLTKEHSDATSLSLKWMDGEKMEGIPQQFLIAVESPGREPLVIHTNDYCKKVSDLEPDTKYTISVSTVVNDRCSEPISICTRTEPSLRQMLSKIGLEDQYDTKLTLSTVLEINQYDRSQRKPKSATAVPEAFLKQLMSLNTNARSATCVSQDEDKCNAISLLDLVTALFLCSDSALQQDLVLKMSLCQFAVPLLLPNSETREITMMLWSMRDIVRTFRPSQQAFLKSYCDERLVLSDIPLVSFVRLGKTSLSKSQMLNKLLSNNQQIHHTFCNRSMACCDVPRRISDGLVEISWYLPCGNRKIDKFTEPLAFTNLRGDIKASERQFAFLCQTSAAVYIYCDESETNYFKHLEGKHLEANIFLISSTQGKSYRLKQLTVNPSLKMTDISQIKKTDTELLKALQESVSKMLESPQTKKVSLADLADTAHCCQILIDEDRDECQSAWENVSKITAKVINISEFKDKQLPYQGNIWKAISWVETECWRLRKVGNNNPDNYCKSIKQKEKELRNKQRSFEMTTAIERFHHGMTSSEVQRYHFLKLLEMELDNLSRHQLSALQDRYKELRQKSLKETKETVETDNQISGCSLRVDHFFRECGQLYNNVTCLPEYSRQRKNIEQLPGQCAQMMLDGFPLELVDGDAANIPIKWISQVLTELHNIMNSSSKLKVITVIGAENSGKSTLLNTMFGVRFVVNKGTCTRGAFIQLISVRKDIRKELGCDCIMLIDTEGLKPHRMVRDDHSHERDKEVASLAVALSDVVVVSISNDSSREKDLLEMVLHAFARLKGVSKKKPVCHFVHTNMYDMSALEQLKRSKELMEQLNEMIGKDDKMKKANINKLSDVIKFDLNNWSWYIPPVWDGTPPMAPVNVGYSATVCTLKKVLISDLQKCPGRGDLIQFIGKVEQFWKAV, from the exons TGGGAAAACACCGAAGCCTGCACACTCTGTCTGTGCGTCACAGAGTTCCTCCAAAGACATACCTCTCCATTTCAGGAAACATCT TAAAAAGATACAGTGGTCTAAAAATGAACACCAATCTGACTGTCAGTCAGTGAGCTCTTCCAAAGATGTACCTCTCCATTTCAAGAAACATCT TGAGAAAACACCGGGGTCTGCACACTCTGTCTGTCCGTCAGAGAGTTCCTCCAAAGACGTACCTCTCCATTTCAGGAAACATCT TGAAAAGACACAATGGTCTAAAAATGAACACCAATCTGACTGTCAGTCAATGAGCTCCTCCAAAGACGTACCTCTCCATTTCAAGAAACATCT TGAGGAAACACCAGGGTCTGTCTGTGCTTCAGATAGTTCTTCCAAAGATGTACCTCTCCATTTTAGGAAAGATCA AAAAGTATATGGGATGCCAAAATATTGGGGTGGACATATGACTGGTGTTGCGAGTCTTCCCAa GTTAAACTTAATGGGGCCTACAGCTGCTGTATATCCAGTGCAGACTTTTAATATCATTGAGGAGGCTAAATATTCTCCATGTTTGCCGAAGAGGACTTTCATTGATGACCAACCCCAAAACCA ATTGCAGAATCCAGACTGGGACTATTTTGAACAAGAGACAGAATCAACTTCTGAGGACAACAAAAC TCTCCACCAGGATGATCTAGAGAGAGCAGAATCCACAAAGTCGTCTACATCGGGTTACTCATCATCTAAAACAAGTGGATCAAGGGATTTCGACTCTGACGTTGAGACTATTATATACGATAATAT ACAGGTGATCTGTGACATTTGTCgcaaaactgctgctgtgaagACCTGCCTGACCTGCAGCGTTTCCTTCTGTGAGAAGGATGGCCGGCAACACTACAAAGTGGATGCCCTGAATAGACATAAGCTCATAGATGTGTGCAGTGAAGTCGAGAGAAAACGGTGTCTTCATTATGAAAAGCCTCTGGATTTCTTCTGCAGGACTGATCAGATGTCTATTTGCAGCATTTGTGCAGAGGGGAAACACAGGGGACATGACATCACTGAGCACAGGGCATGGAGGACACAACAGGCC TTGTCTGATGATGAAGAACCCGAGGACTATGAAATGCCACACAAAG TGGTGCCCCCTCCTGGTAGGATTCAGTTCCCTTCAGTGAAGCCAAACTCTGTGGTCCTCAGCTGGGGAAGCCCAAAGGGACTAGAAGGACCCAGAAGCTTCAGGATCATGTGGAGCTCTTCGCAGAAGGTGGAAGGTCGCTTAGTCATCAAAAATTTtcataaaatagaaataagCAACCTTGAACTTGGACAACAGTATTTCTTCAGCGTGGCCACAGAAGATGAAGATGGCAAATTAAGCGAATGGGTCACTGCAACTGTCTTCACGG TTGTGCCACCCCCTCGGCATTTAACAAAAGAGCACTCCGATGCTACATCTCTGTCcttaaaatggatggatggagaaaaAATGGAGGGAATTCCTCAACAATTTCTTATAGCTGTTGAAAGTCCAGGAAGAGAGCCTCTGGTGATACACACCAATGATTACTGCAAGAAAGTCTCTGATTTAGAACCAGACACAAAGTACACCATCTCTGTCTCAACAGTGGTGAATGATAGGTGCAGCGAGCCAATTTCTATCTGCACACGCACAG AGCCAAGTCTAAGGCAGATGCTGTCAAAGATTGGACTGGAAGACCAGTATGACACCAAGCTCACACTTAGCACCGTCCTGGAGATTAATCAGTATGATCGATCACAGAGGAAACCAAAATCTGCAACGGCAGTTCCTGAGGCCTTTTTAAAGCAACTCATGTCACTGAATACAAATGCTAGAAGTGCCACATGTGTGTCTCAAGATGAGGACAAGTGCAATGCTATCAGTCTTTTGGACTTGGTAACTGCACTGTTTCTTTGTTCAGACAGTGCTCTTCAGCAGGACTTAGTCCTGAAAATGTCACTCTGTCAGTTTGCTGTCCCGCTCTTGCTTCCAAACTCTGAAACAAGAGAAATCACAATGATGCTGTGGTCTATGCGCGACATTGTCCGAACTTTCAGACCCTCTCAGCAGGCGTTCCTAAAGTCATACTGTGATGAAAGACTTGTGCTGTCTGATATTCCTTTGGTATCGTTTGTCAGGCTGGGGAAAACATCTCTGTCCAAATCTCAGATGTTGAACAAGTTGCTGAGCAACAATCAGCAGATTCATCACACATTTTGTAACCGTAGCATGGCATGTTGTGATGTCCCCAGAAGAATTTCAGATGGACTGGTGGAAATCAGCTGGTACCTCCCGTGTGGGAACAGGAAGATAGATAAATTCACAGAACCATTGGCTTTTACCAATCTGAGAGGAGATATAAAGGCTTCTGAAAGACAATTTGCATTCCTCTGTCAGACATCTGCAGCTGTTtacatctactgtgatgaatCAGAAACTAATTACTTCAAGCATCTGGAAGGAAAACATCTGGAAGCAAATATCTTTTTGATAAGCAGCACACAGGGGAAAAGCTATAGACTCAAACAACTGACTGTGAACCCAAGTTTAAAGATGACTGATATTAGTCAGATTAAAAAGACTGATACAGAACTACTAAAGGCACTCCAGGAATCAGTCTCTAAAATGCTAGAAAGCCCCCAAACCAAAAAAGTGTCATTGGCAGATTTGGCTGACACAGCTCACTGTTGTCAGATTCTCATTGATGAGGATAGGGATGAATGCCAGAGTGCTTGGGAGAATGTGAGTAAAATCACTGCAAAGGTAATTAACATCTCTGAATTCAAAGACAAGCAACTGCCTTATCAGGGAAACATCTGGAAAGCAATTTCATGGGTGGAAACTGAGTGCTGGAGGCTGCGTAAAGTTGGAAACAATAACCCTGACAATTACTGCAAGTccataaaacaaaaagagaaagagctAAGGAACAAACAGCGAAGTTTTGAGATGACAACTGCAATCGAACGCTTCCACCATGGGATGACATCCTCAGAGGTTCAACGCTACCATTTTCTCAAATTGCTGGAAATGGAACTGGATAACCTGTCCAGGCATCAACTGTCAGCTCTCCAGGATCGATACAAAGAGCTTAGGCAGAAATCTCTCAAGGAAACAAAAGAAACTGTGGAAACTGACAACCAAATTTCAGGTTGCTCTTTAAGAGTAGACCACTTTTTTAGAGAGTGTGGGCAGCTGTATAATAATGTGACTTGCCTGCCAGAATACAGTCGTCAGAGAAAAAACATCGAACAGCTTCCTGGACAGTGCGCTCAGATGATGCTTGATGGTTTCCCTCTTGAGCTTGTTGATGGAGATGCAGCAAACATCCCAATAAAATGGATCAGCCAGGTACTTACTGAATTGCACAACATCATGAATTCCAGTAGCAAGCTTAAGGTCATCACAGTCATTGGAGCTGAAAATTCAGGTAAATCAACTTTGCTCAACACCATGTTTGGGGTCAGGTTTGTTGTCAACAAGGGCACATGTACCAGAGGGGCATTCATACAGCTGATCAGTGTCAGGAAAGATATCAGGAAAGAGCTGGGATGTGACTGCATCATGCTCATTGATACAGAGGGCCTGAAGCCACATCGGATGGTTCGTGATGATCACAGCCATGAACGTGACAAAGAAGTTGCGAGCCTTGCAGTGGCACTCAGTGATGTTGTAGTTGTCAGTATTTCAAACGACAGCTccagagagaaagacctcctGGAAATGGTGCTTCATGCTTTTGCAAGGCTGAAGGGTGTTAGCAAGAAGAAGCCAGTGTGTCATTTTGTACATACAAACATGTATGACATGTCTGCGCTGGAGCAGCTGAAGCGAAGTAAAGAGCTGATGGAACAGCTCAATGAAATGATTGGAAAAGATGATAAAATGAAGAAGGCCAACATCAATAAGCTCTCGGATGTGATCAAGTTTGATCTAAACAATTGGAGCTGGTACATTCCTCCAGTGTGGGATGGGACTCCACCAATGGCTCCTGTCAATGTTGGCTACAGTGCAACTGTCTGTACTTTGAAAAAGGTTCTAATAAGTGACCTCCAAAAGTGCCCGGGACGAGGGGATCTAATTCAGTTCATCGGGAAGGTAGAGCAATTCTGGAAGGCTGTGTAA
- the LOC102077594 gene encoding up-regulator of cell proliferation-like isoform X2 produces MESSENDDARVRVKSLVSKFSDEELTGISSGCSNKSKSGKTPKPAHSVCASQSSSKDIPLHFRKHLKKIQWSKNEHQSDCQSVSSSKDVPLHFKKHLEETPGSVCASDSSSKDVPLHFRKDQKVYGMPKYWGGHMTGVASLPKLNLMGPTAAVYPVQTFNIIEEAKYSPCLPKRTFIDDQPQNQLQNPDWDYFEQETESTSEDNKTLHQDDLERAESTKSSTSGYSSSKTSGSRDFDSDVETIIYDNIQVICDICRKTAAVKTCLTCSVSFCEKDGRQHYKVDALNRHKLIDVCSEVERKRCLHYEKPLDFFCRTDQMSICSICAEGKHRGHDITEHRAWRTQQALSDDEEPEDYEMPHKVVPPPGRIQFPSVKPNSVVLSWGSPKGLEGPRSFRIMWSSSQKVEGRLVIKNFHKIEISNLELGQQYFFSVATEDEDGKLSEWVTATVFTVVPPPRHLTKEHSDATSLSLKWMDGEKMEGIPQQFLIAVESPGREPLVIHTNDYCKKVSDLEPDTKYTISVSTVVNDRCSEPISICTRTEPSLRQMLSKIGLEDQYDTKLTLSTVLEINQYDRSQRKPKSATAVPEAFLKQLMSLNTNARSATCVSQDEDKCNAISLLDLVTALFLCSDSALQQDLVLKMSLCQFAVPLLLPNSETREITMMLWSMRDIVRTFRPSQQAFLKSYCDERLVLSDIPLVSFVRLGKTSLSKSQMLNKLLSNNQQIHHTFCNRSMACCDVPRRISDGLVEISWYLPCGNRKIDKFTEPLAFTNLRGDIKASERQFAFLCQTSAAVYIYCDESETNYFKHLEGKHLEANIFLISSTQGKSYRLKQLTVNPSLKMTDISQIKKTDTELLKALQESVSKMLESPQTKKVSLADLADTAHCCQILIDEDRDECQSAWENVSKITAKVINISEFKDKQLPYQGNIWKAISWVETECWRLRKVGNNNPDNYCKSIKQKEKELRNKQRSFEMTTAIERFHHGMTSSEVQRYHFLKLLEMELDNLSRHQLSALQDRYKELRQKSLKETKETVETDNQISGCSLRVDHFFRECGQLYNNVTCLPEYSRQRKNIEQLPGQCAQMMLDGFPLELVDGDAANIPIKWISQVLTELHNIMNSSSKLKVITVIGAENSGKSTLLNTMFGVRFVVNKGTCTRGAFIQLISVRKDIRKELGCDCIMLIDTEGLKPHRMVRDDHSHERDKEVASLAVALSDVVVVSISNDSSREKDLLEMVLHAFARLKGVSKKKPVCHFVHTNMYDMSALEQLKRSKELMEQLNEMIGKDDKMKKANINKLSDVIKFDLNNWSWYIPPVWDGTPPMAPVNVGYSATVCTLKKVLISDLQKCPGRGDLIQFIGKVEQFWKAV; encoded by the exons TGGGAAAACACCGAAGCCTGCACACTCTGTCTGTGCGTCACAGAGTTCCTCCAAAGACATACCTCTCCATTTCAGGAAACATCT TAAAAAGATACAGTGGTCTAAAAATGAACACCAATCTGACTGTCAGTCAGTGAGCTCTTCCAAAGATGTACCTCTCCATTTCAAGAAACATCT TGAGGAAACACCAGGGTCTGTCTGTGCTTCAGATAGTTCTTCCAAAGATGTACCTCTCCATTTTAGGAAAGATCA AAAAGTATATGGGATGCCAAAATATTGGGGTGGACATATGACTGGTGTTGCGAGTCTTCCCAa GTTAAACTTAATGGGGCCTACAGCTGCTGTATATCCAGTGCAGACTTTTAATATCATTGAGGAGGCTAAATATTCTCCATGTTTGCCGAAGAGGACTTTCATTGATGACCAACCCCAAAACCA ATTGCAGAATCCAGACTGGGACTATTTTGAACAAGAGACAGAATCAACTTCTGAGGACAACAAAAC TCTCCACCAGGATGATCTAGAGAGAGCAGAATCCACAAAGTCGTCTACATCGGGTTACTCATCATCTAAAACAAGTGGATCAAGGGATTTCGACTCTGACGTTGAGACTATTATATACGATAATAT ACAGGTGATCTGTGACATTTGTCgcaaaactgctgctgtgaagACCTGCCTGACCTGCAGCGTTTCCTTCTGTGAGAAGGATGGCCGGCAACACTACAAAGTGGATGCCCTGAATAGACATAAGCTCATAGATGTGTGCAGTGAAGTCGAGAGAAAACGGTGTCTTCATTATGAAAAGCCTCTGGATTTCTTCTGCAGGACTGATCAGATGTCTATTTGCAGCATTTGTGCAGAGGGGAAACACAGGGGACATGACATCACTGAGCACAGGGCATGGAGGACACAACAGGCC TTGTCTGATGATGAAGAACCCGAGGACTATGAAATGCCACACAAAG TGGTGCCCCCTCCTGGTAGGATTCAGTTCCCTTCAGTGAAGCCAAACTCTGTGGTCCTCAGCTGGGGAAGCCCAAAGGGACTAGAAGGACCCAGAAGCTTCAGGATCATGTGGAGCTCTTCGCAGAAGGTGGAAGGTCGCTTAGTCATCAAAAATTTtcataaaatagaaataagCAACCTTGAACTTGGACAACAGTATTTCTTCAGCGTGGCCACAGAAGATGAAGATGGCAAATTAAGCGAATGGGTCACTGCAACTGTCTTCACGG TTGTGCCACCCCCTCGGCATTTAACAAAAGAGCACTCCGATGCTACATCTCTGTCcttaaaatggatggatggagaaaaAATGGAGGGAATTCCTCAACAATTTCTTATAGCTGTTGAAAGTCCAGGAAGAGAGCCTCTGGTGATACACACCAATGATTACTGCAAGAAAGTCTCTGATTTAGAACCAGACACAAAGTACACCATCTCTGTCTCAACAGTGGTGAATGATAGGTGCAGCGAGCCAATTTCTATCTGCACACGCACAG AGCCAAGTCTAAGGCAGATGCTGTCAAAGATTGGACTGGAAGACCAGTATGACACCAAGCTCACACTTAGCACCGTCCTGGAGATTAATCAGTATGATCGATCACAGAGGAAACCAAAATCTGCAACGGCAGTTCCTGAGGCCTTTTTAAAGCAACTCATGTCACTGAATACAAATGCTAGAAGTGCCACATGTGTGTCTCAAGATGAGGACAAGTGCAATGCTATCAGTCTTTTGGACTTGGTAACTGCACTGTTTCTTTGTTCAGACAGTGCTCTTCAGCAGGACTTAGTCCTGAAAATGTCACTCTGTCAGTTTGCTGTCCCGCTCTTGCTTCCAAACTCTGAAACAAGAGAAATCACAATGATGCTGTGGTCTATGCGCGACATTGTCCGAACTTTCAGACCCTCTCAGCAGGCGTTCCTAAAGTCATACTGTGATGAAAGACTTGTGCTGTCTGATATTCCTTTGGTATCGTTTGTCAGGCTGGGGAAAACATCTCTGTCCAAATCTCAGATGTTGAACAAGTTGCTGAGCAACAATCAGCAGATTCATCACACATTTTGTAACCGTAGCATGGCATGTTGTGATGTCCCCAGAAGAATTTCAGATGGACTGGTGGAAATCAGCTGGTACCTCCCGTGTGGGAACAGGAAGATAGATAAATTCACAGAACCATTGGCTTTTACCAATCTGAGAGGAGATATAAAGGCTTCTGAAAGACAATTTGCATTCCTCTGTCAGACATCTGCAGCTGTTtacatctactgtgatgaatCAGAAACTAATTACTTCAAGCATCTGGAAGGAAAACATCTGGAAGCAAATATCTTTTTGATAAGCAGCACACAGGGGAAAAGCTATAGACTCAAACAACTGACTGTGAACCCAAGTTTAAAGATGACTGATATTAGTCAGATTAAAAAGACTGATACAGAACTACTAAAGGCACTCCAGGAATCAGTCTCTAAAATGCTAGAAAGCCCCCAAACCAAAAAAGTGTCATTGGCAGATTTGGCTGACACAGCTCACTGTTGTCAGATTCTCATTGATGAGGATAGGGATGAATGCCAGAGTGCTTGGGAGAATGTGAGTAAAATCACTGCAAAGGTAATTAACATCTCTGAATTCAAAGACAAGCAACTGCCTTATCAGGGAAACATCTGGAAAGCAATTTCATGGGTGGAAACTGAGTGCTGGAGGCTGCGTAAAGTTGGAAACAATAACCCTGACAATTACTGCAAGTccataaaacaaaaagagaaagagctAAGGAACAAACAGCGAAGTTTTGAGATGACAACTGCAATCGAACGCTTCCACCATGGGATGACATCCTCAGAGGTTCAACGCTACCATTTTCTCAAATTGCTGGAAATGGAACTGGATAACCTGTCCAGGCATCAACTGTCAGCTCTCCAGGATCGATACAAAGAGCTTAGGCAGAAATCTCTCAAGGAAACAAAAGAAACTGTGGAAACTGACAACCAAATTTCAGGTTGCTCTTTAAGAGTAGACCACTTTTTTAGAGAGTGTGGGCAGCTGTATAATAATGTGACTTGCCTGCCAGAATACAGTCGTCAGAGAAAAAACATCGAACAGCTTCCTGGACAGTGCGCTCAGATGATGCTTGATGGTTTCCCTCTTGAGCTTGTTGATGGAGATGCAGCAAACATCCCAATAAAATGGATCAGCCAGGTACTTACTGAATTGCACAACATCATGAATTCCAGTAGCAAGCTTAAGGTCATCACAGTCATTGGAGCTGAAAATTCAGGTAAATCAACTTTGCTCAACACCATGTTTGGGGTCAGGTTTGTTGTCAACAAGGGCACATGTACCAGAGGGGCATTCATACAGCTGATCAGTGTCAGGAAAGATATCAGGAAAGAGCTGGGATGTGACTGCATCATGCTCATTGATACAGAGGGCCTGAAGCCACATCGGATGGTTCGTGATGATCACAGCCATGAACGTGACAAAGAAGTTGCGAGCCTTGCAGTGGCACTCAGTGATGTTGTAGTTGTCAGTATTTCAAACGACAGCTccagagagaaagacctcctGGAAATGGTGCTTCATGCTTTTGCAAGGCTGAAGGGTGTTAGCAAGAAGAAGCCAGTGTGTCATTTTGTACATACAAACATGTATGACATGTCTGCGCTGGAGCAGCTGAAGCGAAGTAAAGAGCTGATGGAACAGCTCAATGAAATGATTGGAAAAGATGATAAAATGAAGAAGGCCAACATCAATAAGCTCTCGGATGTGATCAAGTTTGATCTAAACAATTGGAGCTGGTACATTCCTCCAGTGTGGGATGGGACTCCACCAATGGCTCCTGTCAATGTTGGCTACAGTGCAACTGTCTGTACTTTGAAAAAGGTTCTAATAAGTGACCTCCAAAAGTGCCCGGGACGAGGGGATCTAATTCAGTTCATCGGGAAGGTAGAGCAATTCTGGAAGGCTGTGTAA